The following are from one region of the Elgaria multicarinata webbii isolate HBS135686 ecotype San Diego chromosome 13, rElgMul1.1.pri, whole genome shotgun sequence genome:
- the LOC134408039 gene encoding transmembrane protein 229B-like gives MGGMGDPLSPLGRWYIYAIHGYFSEVMFTATWDFIRDQDWKFQGVTSVWAFFIYGTCSFILERVYMMLRARCGLLTRCALYTLCIYLWEFSTGYVLRHFNACPWDYSGFAYNFMGLVTLEYCLFWFVGSLVLEKLIIFNTLRLRLDGASQKPKERPAPRFELKDD, from the coding sequence ATGGGTGGCATGGGGGATCCCCTGAGCCCACTGGGACGGTGGTACATTTACGCCATCCATGGTTATTTCTCGGAGGTGATGTTCACGGCCACGTGGGACTTCATCAGGGACCAGGACTGGAAGTTCCAGGGGGTGACCAGCGTCTGGGCCTTCTTCATCTACGGGACCTGCAGCTTCATCTTAGAGCGCGTCTATATGATGCTGAGGGCCAGGTGCGGCCTCCTGACGCGCTGCGCCCTCTACACCCTGTGCATCTACCTCTGGGAGTTCTCCACGGGCTACGTCCTCCGCCACTTCAACGCCTGCCCCTGGGACTACAGCGGATTTGCCTACAACTTCATGGGCCTCGTGACCCTGGAATATTGCCTCTTCTGGTTCGTTGGCTCCCTCGTCCTGGAGAAGCTCATCATTTTCAACACTCTCCGGCTCAGGCTGGATGGGGCCTCCCAGAAGCCCAAAGAACGTCCTGCTCCCAGATTTGAACTTAAAGACGATTGA
- the LOC134408069 gene encoding transmembrane protein 229B-like: protein MERVNGGPLSLLSRAYVYAIHGYFCEILFAAVILDQDWTFPGVTSLWSLLAYGSCGLALERLYLLLREACCLLTRCLLYTLCIYLWQFCTGSILLLFGARPWDFSGFHYNFWGLVALEHSLIWFVTSLLLEKTIICNVLRVRLDPAWKKPPGRPLPRFELKVD, encoded by the coding sequence ATGGAGAGGGTCAACGGCGGGCCCCTGAGCCTGCTGAGCCGGGCCTACGTCTACGCCATCCACGGCTACTTCTGTGAGATCCTCTTTGCAGCCGTCATCCTGGACCAGGACTGGACATTTCCGGGGGTCACAAGCTTGTGGTCGCTCCTGGCTTATGGCAGCTGCGGCTTGGCCTTAGAGCgcctctatctcctgctgcgCGAGGCCTGCTGCCTCCTGACGCGCTGCCTGCTCTACACCCTCTGCATCTATCTCTGGCAGTTCTGCACAGGCTCCATCCTCTTGCTTTTCGGTGCCCGCCCCTGGGACTTCAGTGGATTTCACTACAACTTCTGGGGCCTCGTTGCCCTGGAGCACAGCCTCATCTGGTTTGTGACCTCCCTCTTACTGGAGAAGACCATCATCTGCAACGTGCTGAGAGTCAGGCTGGATCCGGCCTGGAAGAAACCCCCCGGGCGTCCCCTCCCCAGGTTTGAACTTAAAGTTGACTGA